In a genomic window of Penaeus chinensis breed Huanghai No. 1 chromosome 30, ASM1920278v2, whole genome shotgun sequence:
- the LOC125041226 gene encoding RE1-silencing transcription factor B-like has product MWLDNDIQSADEGRVVGRKATLVTSRNCPETYYCPHCTYNTVDHSEYLDHFRTHMGGKTFSCPQCSYKTLVSSNFKRHIRIHTGEKPYFCPYCPYRSNEKAKVKRHLLSHNKFFFLKKQHFLQVWLSNDMRMSGAAEVAGARNIVINNRKMPKFYQCPSCTFASSNRSHFADHYRTHTGEKPFTCSYCSYQTGDRSNLKRHVRIHAKKSPVSL; this is encoded by the exons ATGTGGCTGGATAATGACATTCAAAGCGCTGATGAAGGAAGAGTGGTCGGCAGAAAGGCAACTTTAGTCACCTCAAGAAATTGTCCTGAAACATACTATTGCCCTCACTGTACATACAACACCGTAGATCATTCGGAGTACCTTGACCACTTCCGAACTCACATGGGAGGAAAGACATTTTCATGTCCACAGTGCTCCTATAAGACTCTTGTTAGCTCAAATTTTAAGAGGCATATTCGAATTCACACTGGAGAGAAGCCTTATTTTTGCCCATATTGTCCTTACAGATCAAATGAAAAGGCTAAAGTGAAAAGACACTTACTTAGTCACAACAAG tttttttttctgaaaaaacaACATTTTCTACAGGTCTGGCTGAGTAATGACATGCGAATGTCCGGAGCTGCAGAAGTTGCAGGAGCGAGAAACATAGTCATCAACAACAGAAAAATGCCCAAATTCTACCAGTGTCCGAGCTGTACCTTCGCTAGCTCAAATCGTTCCCATTTTGCAGATCATTATCGCACACATACTGGTGAAAAGCCTTTTACCTGTTCTTATTGCTCTTACCAAACTGGTGATAGATCTAATCTTAAAAGACATGTTCGTATCCATGCCAAGAAATCCCCAGTGTCTCTATGA